The Anaerobacillus sp. CMMVII region TTGATCAAGTGTCGCAAATTGGTGTAGAAGAAACTGTAGTTGTTGTAGGCCATGGTGCTGAATTGGTAAAAGAACAACTAGGTGATGGAATAACTTATGTTCTACAAGAAGAACAATTAGGTACGGGGCATGCAGTCATGCAAGCGGAAGCATTACTAAAGGATAAAGAAGGTGTTACGATTGTGCTTTGCGGTGATACACCTTTAATCACCAAGGAGACCATGGAATCTCTTATTTTGTTTCACGAAGAACAAAATGCGAAAGCTACCATTCTTACAGCAAAGACTGAGGATCCAACAGGTTATGGTAGAATAGTTCGTGATAGCCAAGGTGCAGTTCAGCGGATCGTCGAACACAAAGATGCAACTAGTGACGAACGAATGATCACAGAAATAAATACAGGAACGTATTGTTTTGATAATGCTGCTTTATTTGCAGCTCTAAAACATGTAGGTAATAATAATGTACAAGGAGAATATTACTTACCGGATGTTATTGAAATCCTCCAGGGCCAAGATGAGTTAATTGCTGCGTATCAAACAGCTAGTTTTGAGGAAACTTTGGGTGTGAATGATCGTGTAGCTTTAGCTAGTGCTGAGGCAATTATGAAAAATCGGATAAATGAAGCCCATATGAGAAATGGTGTCACAATCATTGATCCACAAAACACATATATTGGTGCGGAAGTAATCATAGGCATGGACACCATTATAAAACCAGGAACAATACTTACAGGAAAAACGGTCATTGGTCATGAGTGTGAAATAGGACCTAACACAGAAATTATTAATAGCTATGTCGGTAATCAAACCACGATTAAGCAATCAGTCGTTACAGACAGTGAAATTGGTAATGACGTAAATGTTGGTCCATTTGCTCATATTAGACCGAATTCGCAAATAAGTGATGAAGTTAAAATTGGTAATTTTGTCGAAGTGAAAAAATCGTCATTTGGCAAAGGGAGCAAAGCATCACACTTAAGTTACATTGGGGATGCTGAAGTTGGTAATGATGTAAATCTAGGTTGTGGATCAATTACTGTTAATTATGATGGTAAAAATAAATTTTTAACGAAGATTGAAGATGGTGCATTTGTTGGTTGTAATTCAAACTTAATCGCACCTGTAACAATCGGTAAGAACTCCTATATTGCAGCGGGATCTACTATTACAAATGATGTACCAGAAAACGCGTTAGCAATCGCTCGTGAAAGACAAACAATAAAAAATGAATATATTACTAAATTAAAAGAAAAATAACATCACACTTAAAAATATGGGGGTAAATCGGATAATGGTGAAATATGGTGATCCAAGTTTAAAGGTTTTAACACTTAATTCAAATAGAAGGCTCGCAGAGGAAATTGCTGAAAAAATTGGTATCGAGCTTTCAGTAAGTTCTGTTTCTAGGTTTAGTGATGGCGAGGTACAAATTAACATTGAAGAGAGTATTCGTGGTTGTGATACGTTCGTTATCCAATCTACTTCAGCTCCTGCTAACGAACATATCATGGAACTATTAATTATGATCGATGCCCTAAAGCGTGCATCGGCAAAAACAATAAATGTTGTATTACCTTATTACGGATATGCTCGTCAGGACCGTAAGGCAAGAGCTCGTGAGCCAATTACTGCGAAGCTAGTAGCTAACTTACTTGAAACTGCAGGTGCTACACGTGTAATTACATTAGATCTACATGCAACTCAAATTCAAGGTTTCTTTGATATTCCAGTTGACCAACTAGTTGGAGTCCCTTTAATTTCTGACTATTTTAAAGAGAAGAATATGGAAGACCTTGTCATTGTATCGCCAGACCATGGTGGTGTAGTAAGAGCTAGAAAAATGGCTGATCGCTTAAAAGCACCAATTGCCATTATTGATAAGCGCCGTCCGAAACCAAACGTAGCTGAAGTAATGAATATCGTTGGTAATGTTGAAGGTAAAACGTGTATCATTATTGATGATATTATTGATACGGCAGGAACGATTACTCTAGCTGCAAATGCATTAATTGAAAGCGGAGCAAAGGAAGTTTACGCTTGCTGTACCCATGCTGTTCTTTCAGGTCCGGCAATCGAAAGAATTGATAACTCAAAAATTAAAGAGTTAGTTATTACCAATTCAATTCCAGTAACAGAAGATAAAATAATTCCGAAGATTAAACCACTCTCAGTAGCACCACTAATTGCTAAGGCAATTATTCACGTTCATGAAGAAAGATCTGTAAGTCAACTTTTTGACTAAGGTAGAATAATCCATAATCACCTCAAATATCATTTTTTAACATTTGTTTGGTTAAAAACCCTCCCTAATGGGTAGACCATATAAAGAATGAAAAATATGAGGTGAAAAATATGAGTACGATGTTAAAAGCAACTAGTCGAGATGAATTAAAAGGAAGAAAAGTTCGAAAACAAGGAAAAGTTCCTGCTGTAGTTTATGGAAAAGACATACCAAGTACACCAATTGCCATTAATGAGCTTGAATTTTTAAAGACATTAAAGGAAGCAGGGAAAAACGGAATTATATCTTTATCTACTGAAGGCGACACTTATGAAGTAATCACACATGATATTCAAAAAGAGAAGCTAAGGGGAGACATCCTGCATATTGATTTTTATAAAGTTGATATGTCATCAAAAATGGACGCTAATGTACCAATCCACTTAGTTGGAGAGGCGATGGGTGTTACGGATGGCGGTGTAATTCAACAAACTCTTTATGAGGTTTCGGTTCGCTCCTTACCAGCTGATATTCCTGAGTCTATACAAATAGATATTAGTGATATGATGATTGGTGACTCTTTACAAGTTCGCGACTTGCCGAAGTCTGGAACCTATGAAATAAACAATGAACCAGAAGAAGGAATTATGTCAATTTTAGCACCGACTTTAGCTAATGAGCCAGATGAGCAACAAGAAAAAGAAGACAAAGAAGAAGTACAAGCTGAAAAGGAAAATACAGCCGAAGAAGAATAAATATGAAAAAGGTATAGCCGTTAGGGTTATGCCTTTTTTAAAGTTTTGAGTGCTGAGTTAGGAGTTATGAGTTTTAGGGAAATTCAAAGTGGCCTTTCTGAAATTATTTTTTATCTATTATTAAAGCATTTTCCCCTGTCTTTACGACTGTTTGACCACCTGATTTATTCAATTGACTCAAAATTTAAAACTCAAAACTCAAAACTAAAAGGGTTTTCACTGTTTTTTATCGAAATGGGTATATAGAGTAAAGTTTTACGTTTGATATATGAAAGTGAGGAAGCATCCGTGAAGTTATTTGTTGGACTTGGAAATCCCGGTAAGAAGTATGATGAGACAAGACATAATATCGGATTTCGAGTAATTGATGAATTAGCAAAGAGCTTAGATATACCTTTAAATCAAGAAAAATTTAAAGGCGTTTTTGGCTTCAATACGATTAATGGTGAAAAAGTGTTTTTGTTAAAACCACTTACCTATATGAACTTATCAGGGGAATCCGTTAGACCTTTAATGGATTTTTATAAATTAAGTATCGATGATGTTGTGGTCGTTTATGATGATCTAGATCTTCCACCGGGAAAAATTCGATTAAGACAGAAAGGTGGTCATGGTGGTCATAATGGCATAAAATCATTATTAGCGCACCTCGGTACTGAGAACTTTAAAAGAATTCGAGTAGGTGTCGGGAGGCCTGAAGCAGGCGTTGGTGTTGCAAACTATGTACTTGGTACGTTCCATCCTGATGAAAAGGAAGATGTTGAAGCGGCAGTATCTCACGCTGTAAAAGCATGTGAAAGCTGGCTTAGCCAGGACTTCTTAAATGTCATGAATAGTTATAATTAGATATAATCAAGATTGGATTAGTAACTCTACTTTTATATGCATAGACGATGCGATAGAAGTTCATACTATAATAAGATTTTTGAAAACTTTCTACCAGGCTTTTTAGAGGGGTATAAAGTTTTATTCTTAGGCTTTTTATAGGGAGGAACTTGTTATGGCAATCCACTACCGCTGTCGTCATTGTGGCACGAATGTCGGAAGTATAGAAGCTCAAAACCTAGATAGTCAAAAGTTAGGTTTTCACCAGTTAGATCAAAGTGAAAGAACAGAAATGATCCAATATGATGAGAGTGGCGATATGCAAGTCAGTACGATTTGTGAAGACTGTCAGGAAGCACTTGATAGAAACCCACAATTTCATGAAAATCATACGTTTATTCAGTAATTGATGTTTAGACACTAGATTTTCATGGTCATAATGTGTTTGTAAGCTCAGTTTTTAGCTTTGGTTTTATACCAAAGCATTTTTCCGCTTATTTGGAGATATAAGAGGGACCGAGGAAGCAATAATTAACTATAAAAATAAGAGTTTTTTGCTATTAACCCTATAATAATTAAGGATTAAAGCAGAGCCTTTCTAAAAGGGGGAATGAGAGCTTTGTTAGGTTTAAAACAAATGTTTTTAGAAGATGATGATGTGAGGGCAGTTTTA contains the following coding sequences:
- a CDS encoding anti-sigma-F factor Fin family protein; its protein translation is MAIHYRCRHCGTNVGSIEAQNLDSQKLGFHQLDQSERTEMIQYDESGDMQVSTICEDCQEALDRNPQFHENHTFIQ
- a CDS encoding 50S ribosomal protein L25/general stress protein Ctc, whose amino-acid sequence is MSTMLKATSRDELKGRKVRKQGKVPAVVYGKDIPSTPIAINELEFLKTLKEAGKNGIISLSTEGDTYEVITHDIQKEKLRGDILHIDFYKVDMSSKMDANVPIHLVGEAMGVTDGGVIQQTLYEVSVRSLPADIPESIQIDISDMMIGDSLQVRDLPKSGTYEINNEPEEGIMSILAPTLANEPDEQQEKEDKEEVQAEKENTAEEE
- the glmU gene encoding bifunctional UDP-N-acetylglucosamine diphosphorylase/glucosamine-1-phosphate N-acetyltransferase GlmU, giving the protein MNNRFVVILAAGQGTRMKSRLYKVLHSVCGKPMVQHVVDQVSQIGVEETVVVVGHGAELVKEQLGDGITYVLQEEQLGTGHAVMQAEALLKDKEGVTIVLCGDTPLITKETMESLILFHEEQNAKATILTAKTEDPTGYGRIVRDSQGAVQRIVEHKDATSDERMITEINTGTYCFDNAALFAALKHVGNNNVQGEYYLPDVIEILQGQDELIAAYQTASFEETLGVNDRVALASAEAIMKNRINEAHMRNGVTIIDPQNTYIGAEVIIGMDTIIKPGTILTGKTVIGHECEIGPNTEIINSYVGNQTTIKQSVVTDSEIGNDVNVGPFAHIRPNSQISDEVKIGNFVEVKKSSFGKGSKASHLSYIGDAEVGNDVNLGCGSITVNYDGKNKFLTKIEDGAFVGCNSNLIAPVTIGKNSYIAAGSTITNDVPENALAIARERQTIKNEYITKLKEK
- a CDS encoding ribose-phosphate diphosphokinase, whose translation is MVKYGDPSLKVLTLNSNRRLAEEIAEKIGIELSVSSVSRFSDGEVQINIEESIRGCDTFVIQSTSAPANEHIMELLIMIDALKRASAKTINVVLPYYGYARQDRKARAREPITAKLVANLLETAGATRVITLDLHATQIQGFFDIPVDQLVGVPLISDYFKEKNMEDLVIVSPDHGGVVRARKMADRLKAPIAIIDKRRPKPNVAEVMNIVGNVEGKTCIIIDDIIDTAGTITLAANALIESGAKEVYACCTHAVLSGPAIERIDNSKIKELVITNSIPVTEDKIIPKIKPLSVAPLIAKAIIHVHEERSVSQLFD
- the pth gene encoding aminoacyl-tRNA hydrolase, encoding MKLFVGLGNPGKKYDETRHNIGFRVIDELAKSLDIPLNQEKFKGVFGFNTINGEKVFLLKPLTYMNLSGESVRPLMDFYKLSIDDVVVVYDDLDLPPGKIRLRQKGGHGGHNGIKSLLAHLGTENFKRIRVGVGRPEAGVGVANYVLGTFHPDEKEDVEAAVSHAVKACESWLSQDFLNVMNSYN